Part of the Janibacter endophyticus genome is shown below.
GAGCTGGTCGCGGGGCTGCGGACCCCGACCGCCGGCACCGTCCTCGCCCCCGCCGTGCACCTCGTGACCCAGCGTCCCTTCTTCGGCGCACCCACCCTGCGCGGCAACCTCGCTCTCGGCAGGGACGCGGACGACGCGGCGATGTGGACCGCGCTGCGCGAGGTCGGCCTCGAGGGCTTCGTCGCCGGGCTGCCGCAGGGGCTCTCGACGCCGGTCGGCGACGACGGCTTCGGCCTATCGGCCGGCCAGCGCGCCCGGCTCGTCCTCGCCCGCGCGGTCCTCTCCCCCGCCTCGGTCATCCTCCTCGACGAGCCGACCGCCCACCTCGACGTCGCAGCGACGGCGTCCGTGCACGACGCGATCGAGCGGATCGCCCAGACCCGCACCGTCATCGCGGTGACCCACCGCCCCGAGCTCGTCGCCCGCGCCGACCACCACGTGCACCTCGAGTCGCCCACCGACTCGTCCCAGGCCGGTCCCAGGTCGGCGGGGGATCATGGGTCTCCCCAGGCCACGGCGACGAAGGGGGGCGGGGCCCGATGAGCATCGCCCGACCCTCCCGTGCGCCCCGGCGGCAGGACGGTGGCGTCCTCGCCGTCAGCCCGAAGATCATCATCGCCGGGCTGCTCGGCGGCGCGGCCGCCGCCTCCGGTGTCGCGCTGACGACGACCTCGGGGTGGCTCATCGTCCGGGCCGACCAGCGGCCCCAGATCCTCCTGCTCATCACGGCCATCGTCGGGGTGCGCACCTTCGGCCTGGGCCGTCCGGTCTTCCGCTACCTCGAGCGGCTGCGCAGCCACGACGCCGCGCTCGAGGTGCTCGCCGACCGACGCGCCCAGACCTACGCGCGGCTCGTCCCGCTGACCCCCGCCCGGCTCGGGCGGAGGGGCCGCACCGACCTGTTGACCGGGGTCGTCGACGACCTCACCGACATCACCGAGGCCGCTGTCCGGGTGACGGTGCCCGTCATCGGCGCTCTGCTCGCCGGGGTCGTCGCCACCCTGCTCACCGCCTTCTTCGAGCCGGCCGCCGGGCTCGTCCTCGCCGGCATGCTCGCCGCCTGCGCCGCCCTCGTCGCGCTCTGCTACCGCCTCGAGGCCTCCGCCCAGGCCGAGGTCCTCGCCGCCCGCGCGGAGGTGACCCGCGTGAGCCACCTCGCGACCCGCTACGCCGACGACCTGCGTGCCATCGGCGCCACCGGGACCGCCGAGGGCTGGGTCGCCGACGCCCACGGCGCGTTGCGGGCCGAGCTGGGTCGCCAGGCCCGCGGTCGCGCCCTGGTCTCCGGCGGCGTCCTGCTCGTCACGGCGCTCGCGACCCTCGGCTGTGCCTGGGTGGCGATCGGCAGCGACGTCTCGACCCCGGTGAAGGCGCTCCTCGTCCTCGCACCCGTCGCCACCGGCGAGATCCTCGGCGTGCTCACGGACGCCACCCGCGCGCTGGCTCGCGCGACGGCCGGTCAGACCCGCCTCGACGCCCTCCTCGACCAGGACCCGGCCGTCGTCGATCGCGCCGACGTCGACACGACCGCCGGGGAGCGGCTGCGCACCCTGGCCAGCGCCCCCGTCATCGAGCTGCGGGACCTCACCGCGTCGTGGACCGGAGGCGCCACCCACCTCGGTCCTGTGTCCCTGACGATCGAGCCGGGCGAGCACCTGGCCCTCGTCGGGGCGAACGGCAGCGGCAAGTCGACCCTGCTCGCCGTCCTCGGCAGGCACCTCGACCCGACGACCGGCAGCTACCTCGTCAACGGTCAGGACACCGCCGAGCTGCCCGTCGCCGACGTCCGCTCGCTCGTCGCCGTCGTCGACGACGAGCCGCACGTCTTCGCCTCCACCCTCCGCGAGAACCTCCGGCTCGCCCGCGGCCCCCAGCAGGAGGCGGCCACCGACGACGAGCTGCTCGACGCCCTTCGCTGCGCCGGCCTGCAGACCTGGCTCGACGGCCTCGACGACGGACTCGACTCCCGGCTCGGCGTCGGCGGCCTCGGGGTCTCCGGCGGCGAGCGCACCCGCCTGGCCATCGCCCGGGCCCTCGTCTCGGACCGCCCCGTGCTCCTCCTCGACGAGCCGGGCGCGCACCTCGACCACCCGACGGCACAGGCCGTCATCACAGACCTCCTCGCCGGCGCACCAGGACGTACCGTGATCCTCGTGTCGCACCACGATGTCGGGACCGACCTGGTCGACCACGTGGTCGACCTGAGCAGCATCACGAAGAACGGGAAGGTGATCGGACATGCCTAGCGCGCGCAGCTCCCTGGGATCTCTGGAGCGATCGGTCATGGACGTGCTCTGGGCAGGGCCGGAGGCGGGCCTGACCGTCAGGGAGGTCCTCGAGCGGATCGAGACCGGCAAGGACCTCGCGTACACGACCGTCATGACGGTGCTGACCCGCCTGGCGGACAAGGGCGTGCTCGAGCGCGAGCAGGACGGTCGCGCATGGCGCTACCGCGCCGCCCAGAGCCGGCAGCAGATGACGGCCGAGGCGATGCGCGACCCCCTCGAGAGCATCCCGCACGAGGAGAAGACCTCGGCGATCCTCCACTTCATCGAGGAGGCCACCCCCGCCGAGATCGCCAGCCTGCGCGCCGCCCTCGACGCCGTCGAGACGCGCGCCGCCGAGGCGCCGAAGGCGACCGGCCAGACCGAGTCCACCTCGTCACGCTCCGTGGTCCCCCTTCGCCGTCGGCGTCGATGACCGCGATCCTCCTCGTCGCGGTCGGCGTCCTCCTCGTCACCACCGCGCCCAGGGTGCTCAGCGCCCTGCCCGGCCTGCGCCGCTCCCCCCGGGCGGCGCTGCTCCTGTGGCAGACGACGGCCCTGGCGGGCACCGTCTGCGTCATCGCGGCCGGGCCGGTCGCGGCGATCTCGATCTGGCCCCTGGACCGTCGTGGGATCGACGTCGCCGCCGCGCTCGTCGCCCTCGTCGCGAGCGCGCAGTGCCTCAGCCTGATCCTCGTCAACGGGCACCTCGTGGGCACGACGCTGCGCAGCGCCCGGCGTCGCCACCGCGCCCTGCTCCGCCTCGTCGGCGACGACCACCGCGACGGCCGGCTGACGATCGTCGAGCACCACACCCCGACCGCCTACTGCGTGCCGGGGCGCCGGCGCCGCGTCGTCCTCTCGACCGCCACGCTCTCCGAGCTGCCCGAGGACGAGCTCGACGCCGTGCTCGCCCACGAGCGCGCCCACCTCGGCGAGCGCCACGACCTGCTCCTCGAGTACTTCACCGTCGCCCACCGCAGCGCGCCGCGGTGGCTGCGCTCGGACCGCGCGCTCTCCGAGGTGCGCCTGCTCATCGAGGTGCTTGCGGACCGCGCGGCCCGGCAACGGACCGGGGACGTCCCGCTCGCCCGGGCCCTCGTCCGCCTCGCCGGCTCCCGGACGCCGGAGGCGATGCTCGGCGCCGCCGACGAGGCGCACGTCGCCGCCCGGATGGACCTCCTGGCCACGCGGCCGGCATCCGCCTGGCACGCGGCCGGGGTCTACACGCTCGTCGTCCTCGTCGGGCTGCTCCCGGCCGGGGTGCTCGCCCTGACGATGTAGGGCTGCCCCCCTTACGGCGCCGCCCTCGTCCGCCCTACTGTCGTCCTCGGCGACCACCGTGGCCGCCGCACTCAGGAGGGGGTCTCGACCATGCCGATCCACGGTTCGCTCTTCACCGAGTTCCAGGAGCAGAGCTCCCCGGACCAGTTCTCGCTGCAGAACAAGAAGCTGCTCAAGATCCAGATGGGCTACGGCCCGGTCTGGGCGCGGGCGGGTTCGATGGTCGCCTACCAGGGCGACATCCGCTTCGAGAACACCGGCTCCGGCGGTCTCGGCAAGCTCGTCAAGGCCGCCGCCACGGGCGAGGGCGTGAAGATGATGCGCTGCACCGGGTCGGGCGAGCTCTTCGTCGCGCACGAGGCCCGCGAGGTCCAGGTGATGTACCTCGAGGACGACATGGTCTCGGTCAACGGCGCCAACGTCCTCGCCTTCTCCGACTCGATCCGGTGGGACATCAAGCGGATCCAGGCCCGTGGAGCGGCGATGACCGGCGGCCTCTACAACGTCGAGCTCCGCGGCAGTGGGTACGTGGCCGTCACGACGAAGGGGGATCCCGTCGCCCTCGACGTCTCGGGCGCGCCCACCTACGGTGACGCGCAGGCGGTGGTCTTGTGGACCGCCGGTGTCCAGATGGACATCCGGGTCGACACCGGCGGGCTGCGCTCGATGGTCCGGGGCGGGACGGGCGAGACCTTCCAGATGGCCTTCGGCGGGCAGGGCTACGTCCTCGTCCAGCCGAGCGAGTCGGTCACCGAAGGGGGCCACCAGAGCAGCGGCGGCGGGGGCGGTGGCGGGATGCTCGGCGACCTCCTGGGAAACTGAGGGCATGAGCGACCTGCCCTACGCCGCCGACCCCGGCCACTCCGACGCGGACACCCTGGGCGCGATCCCGCCCGTCGTCACCGCGACGTACTGCCATCACTGCGGCCGGAGTCGGACCAAGGGCGGGCACACCGCCTGCAAGCAGGCCCTGGCGAAGACCCCACCGACGTACTGCGCGTCCTGCCGCCGCGAGCTGACGGTCGCGACCGAGGGCGGTGCCTGGACCGCGGTCTGCAAGAAGCACGGCGAGTCCACCGGCACCCTCTCCCCCGCCAGCTGACGCACCTCCCACCCCTTTCGCACGAGCCAAGGCTCGTGCGACCCGGTCCCGGTCCAACCCTTCGCACGAGCCTTGGCTCGTGCGAAGGGCTTGGCGCGGATTTTGCACGATCGTGAGCAGAGTGCAACACTGCACGATGTGACTGATAGTGCAACCGCTTCGGCGAGCGGGTCCCAGCGCGCGCGGGCGATCACCCGCGCCGCCCAGGAGCTCGTCGCCGAGCGCGGCTGGACGCACGTCACCGTCGACGACATCGCCGTTCGGGTCGGCATCTCGAGACGCACCTTCTTCAACCACGTCGACTCCAAGGAGAGCGCCGTCCTCGGCACGCTCCCTCAGCTCACCGAGGCCTTCGTCGACCAGCTGCACGGCCCCGCCGAGGACGACCTCCTCGGCCACATCGTCCGTGTCGCCGCCGCCGCCGCGAGCGCCCAGGGCGCCGGCATCGAGGACTGGCGCCGCCTCCACCACGTGCTCGTCGCCAACCCTGACCTCATCCCCCGCTTCAAGGAGCGCGTCGAGACGCTCTTCGCCGAGCTCGTCGGCCACATCAGCAGCCGGCCCGACGTCGACGAGCAGCAGGCCCGCGTCGTCGTGACTGCCGCCGCCGCCGTCTTCCAGCTCTCCGTCGAGGACGCCCTCGACCGCCCCGGGCTCGGCGCCTTCGCCGAGCGCATCGAGACCAACCTCGCGCTGCTGCGCGACGCGGCAGGCCCCCGGGCCTGACCCGTCGGGGTGAGCCTCACCCCCCTTCGCCCATGGGCCGTCGACGACGCCGGCCGCACCCGACCGACCCGACCAAGGACACCCCATGGCAACCGCCCTCTACCGCCTCGGCAAGCTCGCCTACCGCCGCTGGCCGATCGTCATCGTCGCCTGGCTCGCGCTCGTCGTCGCCCTCGGGGGCGCCGCGACGCAGGCCAATCCGATGGTGGACAAGTTCAGCATCCCGGGCATCCCCTCGGAGCAGGCCCAGATCCTCCAGACCGAGCTCTTCCCCGGCACCGGCGACGCTCTCGACGAGGCCAGCGCCACCGTCGTCGTCGCCGCCCCCGAGGGCGAGACGCTCAGCGACCCCGACAACGCCCAGGCGGTCGAGGCCCTCGTCGCCGACCTCGCGACCGTCCCCCAGATGGACGAGGCCGCCAGGGCCGCGCTCGTCCCGCCCGTCGAGGCTGCTGCCGGGATCGAGCAGCAGATGCTCGAGGCCGCGAAGCAGTCCGGTCAGCCCGAGGAGGTCACCCGCGCGAACCTCGCCGCCGTCTCCCCGCTCAGCGAGGACGGCCGGATCGGGACGATCTCGTGGACCTTCGGCGTCGACTCGATCGTCGACGTCGAGGAGGGCACCCGGGACGCCGTCAAGGAGCACCTCCAGAGCGCCCGTGACGCGGGGCTGACCGCGGAGGCGAACGGCCCCGCGATGCAGGGCTTCCCCGAGCCGGGCGTGACGAGCGAGCTCATCGGTGTCGCCTTCGCCCTCGTCGTCCTCGTCCTGACCTTCGGCTCGCTCGTCGCGGCCGGCCTGCCGATCCTCACCGCGATGGTCGGCGTCGGCGTCGGGGTCATCGGCGTCTCGATCGCCACGATCTTCACCGATATCGGCACGACGACGCCGATCCTCGCGACGATGCTCGGTCTCGCGGTCGGCATCGACTACGCCCTCTTCATCCTCTCCCGCTACCGCGCCGAGCTGCGGCACTCCGACCGTGAGGAGGCCATCGGTCTCGCCGTGGGGCGCGCCGGCTCGGCCGTCGTCTTCGCCGGGCTGACGGTGATCATCGCGCTCGCCGCCTTCGCCCTCGTCAACATCCCCTTCCTCACCTCGATGGGTATGGCCGCCGCCGCGACCGTCCTCGTCGCCGTCCTCGTCTCGCTCACCCTGCTGCCCGCGATCCTCGGGGCGCTCAAGGGCAAGGCCTTCGCCGGCCGGGTCCGCGCCGACCACATGGTCACCGAGGGCGAGATCGTCAACAACGGCACCCGCTGGGCCCGCCTCGTCGGCAAGCAGCCGCTGCTCATCGGTCTCGCGGTGACGGCCCTGCTCGTCGCCCTGGCGGTGCCCGTCAAGGACATCCACCTCGCCCTCCCGAGCGACTCGACGGCCGCGGTCGACACGACCCAGCGCAGGGCCGCCGACCTCATCACCGAGGGCTTCGGCGCCGGCCGGCAGGCCCCCTTCGCCGTGGTCGTCGACGCCCGCGAGGCCGCCGCCGACCCGCAGGCCGGGCAGCAGGCCTTCGGCCAGGTCGTCCAGTGGGCCGCCGGCCAGGAGGGTGTCGCCAACGCCCAGGTGGCCCAGGTCAACGAGGCGGGCGATGGTGCGATCGTCCTCGTCACCCCGACGACCGCGGCCGACGACCCTGCGACGGAGGACCTCCTCCACGCGCTGCGCGACGGTCAGGGCGAGATCGAGGACCAGAGCCGCACGACCGTCGGCGTCACCGGGCTCACCGCGATCCAGACCGACGTCTCGGAGAGGCTCCTCGAGGCGCTCGTCCCCTACCTCGCCGTCGTCGTCGGGCTGGCCTTCGTCCTGCTCATGATGGTCTTCCGCTCGATCCTCGTCCCGCTCACCGCGGCCGCGGGCTTCCTCCTGTCGGTGCTCGGGACGCTCGGGGCCACGGTCCTCGTCTTCCAGGAGGGACTTTTCGGTCTCGTCGAGCCGGCGCCGCTCATGAGCTTCCTGCCGATGCTCATCGTCGGCATCGTCTTCGGGCTCGCGATGGACTACCAGGTCTTCCTCGTGACCCGGATGCGCGAGGCGTACGTCCACGGCGAGACGGCGAGCGAGGCGGTCATCGACGGCTTCCGCTACGGCGCCCGGGTCGTCTCCGCGGCGGCGGCGATCATGATCTCGGTCTTCGCGGCCTTCGTGCTCCAGGACGACGCGCTCGTGAGGTCGATCGGCTTCGCGCTCGCCTTCGCCGTGCTCCTCGACGCCTTCCTCGTCCGGCAGGTGCTCATCCCCGCGGCGATGTACCTGCTCGGCGACAAGGCCTGGTGGCTGCCGCGCTGGCTCGACAAGATCCTGCCCAACGTCGACGTCGAGGGCGAGTCCCTCGCCCGGCACGGCCAGACGAAGGGGGACGAGGTCACCCCGTCGTCCGCGGAGGAGTACGTCCCGCAGCACGCCCGCTGACGCGGTCAGCCCAGGGCGGCCTCGACGGCCTGGACGGCGCGAAGGGGGTCCACCCCGAGCGCTCGGGACCGGGCGACGTACTCGCGGGCGGCGGACGCGAGCTCGGCCTCGACCTGCCGGGCGGTGGGGCGGGCCCGCGCGAGCACCCGGGTACCCGCCGCGCGGCGGGTCTCGACGAGGCCGGCGGACTCGAGCTCCTTGTAGGCGCGGGCGACGGTGCCGGCCGCCAGGCCGAGGTCGCGGGCGAGCTGGCGCACGGTGGGCAGCCGATCCCCCTCGGCCAGGGCCCCGGTCGCGATGTGCTGGGCCACCTGCCGCCGCAGCTGCTCGTAGGGCGGGGTCGGGTCGTCGAGGTCGACGGCGAGCGATGCCTCGGTCACCACCTCACCTCGGCGGTCGTCCGCTCGGTCACGGTGAGGTCCGAGAGCTCTCGCCGCCCTCCGGTGACAACCTCGGCGAGGCTCCAGAGGGCGAGCACGAGCGCCACGGCCGCGACAGCGACCGCAGCCCACATCAGCGGGCCGTACGCCCCCGGAGCGCACGCGACGCTCTGCTCAACACCGTCGATGCCGTACGTGATCGGCCGACGCATCGCCCGCAGACCCATCGCGAGGGCCGCTGCGATCGGGACGGTCGTCCCCCAGGCCGCGACGCCGAGCGCGCCCAGGATGCGGGTGGCGGAGCCCCTGCGGAGCGCGGCGTCCAGCGGCGCAGACCCCACTCCGAGCCCGGGGCGGCGAGCGACCGCCGAGAGGCTGACTGCCGTCAGCAGGACGAGCCCGACGCCGCCCAGCGCGATCGGCACCGCGTAGAAGGAGCCGGGGAAGGGCCCGTGGCCCGAGCCCACCGCCGCCCCGTCGGGCAGGGGGCACACGATGTTGATCGACCGGCCCTCGCGGCCCATGTCGTCGGGAGAGGCGAGGAGGACCCCGGTCGTGAGCACGGCCGCGAGCGTGGCCAGCCCGAGGCCTGCCACGACGGCCGGCCCGCGGCCGACGAAGGAGCTCGGCGAGCGGCGCGCGAGGCCCGCGTGGCGCACCCGCCCCTCGGGCGAAGGGGTGGTCAGCTCGCCGACGCAGATGATGAGCACCCCGACGAACGCGCCCGCGCCCAGGGCGAGGAGCGTCCCGCGGCCGAGATCCAGGCCAGGCAGGCCGTCGAGCACGCCGGACAGGACCGCCACGGCGACGGCGATGCCCGCCCCGACCGCGACGAGGTCGACGACCAGCCCCCGGCGACGCACGCGTGCGACGTGGTCGGCCTCGTCTCGGCTGACGGCGATCTCGCGGGCTGGTCGAGAGCCGGAGACGATGGTCATGGCCAACCCGAGGAGCAGCAGGATCGTGAGCACGGTGGCGCCCAGGAGGAGAGGGAACAATGCCATGGGGGCCTCCGAAGGAGTCTTTGTAGCAATCGTTTGCTACAAGGCGGACTCTCCTCCCGTCGCACCCCTTGTGTCAAGCACTTGCTACAAGGGGCATGGGTACGATCGACCGGAGCAGGAGGGGGCGCACGCCCCCGTGTCGTGAGAGAGGGTGCAGCGCGTGAGCCGACCTCGGGTCGCGATCGTGGGTGCGGGCAGCATCGGCTGCTACGTCGGGGGGCACCTCGCCCCCTTCGCCGACATCACCCTCATCGGCCGACCGAGGGTCATCGACGCGGTCCGCGAGCGCGGCCTGACCGTCACCACCCTCGAAGGGACCCGACGGCACGTCCCGGCAGACAAGCTCCGCCTCGAGACCGAGATCTGCGCCGTCGCCGGTCACGACCTCGTGCTCCTCACGACGAAGGCCGTCGACAACGACGACATCACCGCCCAGATCGGCCCGTACCTCACCGCTGAGTCGCTCGTGATCTCGCTGCAGAACGGCGTGCGCAACGTCTCCGTCCTCGAGGAGGGGCTGCAGCGCTCCTTCCCCTCCCGCGCGAGCCGTCCGCTCGTCCTCTCCGGCATCGTCCACCACAACGTCGTCGCCGACGACCCCGCGACCTACCAGGCGACCACCAGCGGCGGGATCACCGTCAAGGACCACCCGCGGGCAGACCCCTTCGTCCAGATCGCCCGGAGGGCCGGCCTGCACGTCGACGTCCGGGGGGACATGCGCGGCGCCCTCATCGGGAAGCTCCTCCTCAACCTCAACAACGCGATCAACGCGCTCTCCGGGCGGACGCTGCGCGAGGAGCTGCGCGACCGCGACTACCGCCGGGTCCTCGCGGGGGCGCAGGAGGAGGCCATCGCCGTGAGC
Proteins encoded:
- the bsaP gene encoding biotin synthase auxiliary protein BsaP, translated to MSDLPYAADPGHSDADTLGAIPPVVTATYCHHCGRSRTKGGHTACKQALAKTPPTYCASCRRELTVATEGGAWTAVCKKHGESTGTLSPAS
- a CDS encoding M56 family metallopeptidase, which produces MTAILLVAVGVLLVTTAPRVLSALPGLRRSPRAALLLWQTTALAGTVCVIAAGPVAAISIWPLDRRGIDVAAALVALVASAQCLSLILVNGHLVGTTLRSARRRHRALLRLVGDDHRDGRLTIVEHHTPTAYCVPGRRRRVVLSTATLSELPEDELDAVLAHERAHLGERHDLLLEYFTVAHRSAPRWLRSDRALSEVRLLIEVLADRAARQRTGDVPLARALVRLAGSRTPEAMLGAADEAHVAARMDLLATRPASAWHAAGVYTLVVLVGLLPAGVLALTM
- a CDS encoding AIM24 family protein, producing the protein MPIHGSLFTEFQEQSSPDQFSLQNKKLLKIQMGYGPVWARAGSMVAYQGDIRFENTGSGGLGKLVKAAATGEGVKMMRCTGSGELFVAHEAREVQVMYLEDDMVSVNGANVLAFSDSIRWDIKRIQARGAAMTGGLYNVELRGSGYVAVTTKGDPVALDVSGAPTYGDAQAVVLWTAGVQMDIRVDTGGLRSMVRGGTGETFQMAFGGQGYVLVQPSESVTEGGHQSSGGGGGGGMLGDLLGN
- a CDS encoding BlaI/MecI/CopY family transcriptional regulator, with protein sequence MPSARSSLGSLERSVMDVLWAGPEAGLTVREVLERIETGKDLAYTTVMTVLTRLADKGVLEREQDGRAWRYRAAQSRQQMTAEAMRDPLESIPHEEKTSAILHFIEEATPAEIASLRAALDAVETRAAEAPKATGQTESTSSRSVVPLRRRRR
- a CDS encoding GntR family transcriptional regulator, with the translated sequence MTEASLAVDLDDPTPPYEQLRRQVAQHIATGALAEGDRLPTVRQLARDLGLAAGTVARAYKELESAGLVETRRAAGTRVLARARPTARQVEAELASAAREYVARSRALGVDPLRAVQAVEAALG
- a CDS encoding 2-dehydropantoate 2-reductase, translated to MSRPRVAIVGAGSIGCYVGGHLAPFADITLIGRPRVIDAVRERGLTVTTLEGTRRHVPADKLRLETEICAVAGHDLVLLTTKAVDNDDITAQIGPYLTAESLVISLQNGVRNVSVLEEGLQRSFPSRASRPLVLSGIVHHNVVADDPATYQATTSGGITVKDHPRADPFVQIARRAGLHVDVRGDMRGALIGKLLLNLNNAINALSGRTLREELRDRDYRRVLAGAQEEAIAVSKAAGVTPDRTGPLPAALVPYVLRAPTPVFVALARTSLRVSPHARSSMADDLERGRRTEIDELQGVVVVLGERYGIPTPVSERLVELVVDAEQQAIAGKDVPRYTGPQLREAVGL
- a CDS encoding MMPL family transporter, yielding MATALYRLGKLAYRRWPIVIVAWLALVVALGGAATQANPMVDKFSIPGIPSEQAQILQTELFPGTGDALDEASATVVVAAPEGETLSDPDNAQAVEALVADLATVPQMDEAARAALVPPVEAAAGIEQQMLEAAKQSGQPEEVTRANLAAVSPLSEDGRIGTISWTFGVDSIVDVEEGTRDAVKEHLQSARDAGLTAEANGPAMQGFPEPGVTSELIGVAFALVVLVLTFGSLVAAGLPILTAMVGVGVGVIGVSIATIFTDIGTTTPILATMLGLAVGIDYALFILSRYRAELRHSDREEAIGLAVGRAGSAVVFAGLTVIIALAAFALVNIPFLTSMGMAAAATVLVAVLVSLTLLPAILGALKGKAFAGRVRADHMVTEGEIVNNGTRWARLVGKQPLLIGLAVTALLVALAVPVKDIHLALPSDSTAAVDTTQRRAADLITEGFGAGRQAPFAVVVDAREAAADPQAGQQAFGQVVQWAAGQEGVANAQVAQVNEAGDGAIVLVTPTTAADDPATEDLLHALRDGQGEIEDQSRTTVGVTGLTAIQTDVSERLLEALVPYLAVVVGLAFVLLMMVFRSILVPLTAAAGFLLSVLGTLGATVLVFQEGLFGLVEPAPLMSFLPMLIVGIVFGLAMDYQVFLVTRMREAYVHGETASEAVIDGFRYGARVVSAAAAIMISVFAAFVLQDDALVRSIGFALAFAVLLDAFLVRQVLIPAAMYLLGDKAWWLPRWLDKILPNVDVEGESLARHGQTKGDEVTPSSAEEYVPQHAR
- a CDS encoding TetR/AcrR family transcriptional regulator, with translation MTDSATASASGSQRARAITRAAQELVAERGWTHVTVDDIAVRVGISRRTFFNHVDSKESAVLGTLPQLTEAFVDQLHGPAEDDLLGHIVRVAAAAASAQGAGIEDWRRLHHVLVANPDLIPRFKERVETLFAELVGHISSRPDVDEQQARVVVTAAAAVFQLSVEDALDRPGLGAFAERIETNLALLRDAAGPRA
- the cydC gene encoding thiol reductant ABC exporter subunit CydC, translating into MSIARPSRAPRRQDGGVLAVSPKIIIAGLLGGAAAASGVALTTTSGWLIVRADQRPQILLLITAIVGVRTFGLGRPVFRYLERLRSHDAALEVLADRRAQTYARLVPLTPARLGRRGRTDLLTGVVDDLTDITEAAVRVTVPVIGALLAGVVATLLTAFFEPAAGLVLAGMLAACAALVALCYRLEASAQAEVLAARAEVTRVSHLATRYADDLRAIGATGTAEGWVADAHGALRAELGRQARGRALVSGGVLLVTALATLGCAWVAIGSDVSTPVKALLVLAPVATGEILGVLTDATRALARATAGQTRLDALLDQDPAVVDRADVDTTAGERLRTLASAPVIELRDLTASWTGGATHLGPVSLTIEPGEHLALVGANGSGKSTLLAVLGRHLDPTTGSYLVNGQDTAELPVADVRSLVAVVDDEPHVFASTLRENLRLARGPQQEAATDDELLDALRCAGLQTWLDGLDDGLDSRLGVGGLGVSGGERTRLAIARALVSDRPVLLLDEPGAHLDHPTAQAVITDLLAGAPGRTVILVSHHDVGTDLVDHVVDLSSITKNGKVIGHA